TTCGATCTGGTCTGTACCGTTGCCGGACTGGCCGTAGCGGCCCTGGCGCTTCCGCGCGGCAACGTCACCGAAACGTACGGCGGCTGGGACGAGTATGTGAAGTGATACATGACGTAGATCCCACACACCGCTAAGCCTTGCTATTTAGGCCTATTTCGCCAGGAGAGCGTCGAGGAGGATTACTTAGTTTTTGATACTGACGAGGTGAGAGGCCTGTGACCTTGCGAAATTGTGCCGACAGATGGCCAATGCTGGAATACCCTAAGAGACGAGCAATCTGAGTTAGATTTAATTCTCGGTAAGAGAGAAGTTCTTTCACACGTTCTATTTTTAGTTCGATAAAATATTGATTGATGTGTATTCCTTCCGATTCATGAAAACTGGCGCGTAAACGTGCATAATCTTCTTGAAGTTGTTCTGCTAAATAAGAAGAAAGCTTGCGGGAGAGCTTGGTGGGTAGTTCATCGGAATAGACGAGGGCAATTAAGCAGCTTTTTACACACTCTGCCACCACATCACTACGTTGCTCCAAAAGTTCAAATCCCTCTTTTTGCAGCGCTACTCGGATGCATTCCACAGTCGTGAGGTCAAGTGAATCTACTTCGGCCTGACCCAACTGCACCTCATATACCTTCGCGCCACACTGTTCCAATACGTGATAAACAACTTTAATGCAGCGGGGACAAACCATATTCTTTATTGCTAATCGTTCAATCGGCATAAACTTTTATCATAGTTGAAATTGCATAAGAAAAAAAGCGAGAAGAAAGAGGTGCTGGGAAAAAGGAAAGAGTGGTCAGAAGAAGGTATTGGACGGGAGCCTATAAGGCTCCCGTCCAAAATAAGTTTAAGTTAGGGTAGTACTTCTTTCGTACTACCGCAGGTCAACATCTTTTGACCGAAATAAGGATTTTGAATTGCCTGCTGCGCACTGAGCCAATAACCACCTTTACCCTCACGTGCCATCGGGCAATGCTGGTAATAGACGGTCTGCTCCCCGA
The sequence above is a segment of the Catalinimonas alkaloidigena genome. Coding sequences within it:
- a CDS encoding helix-turn-helix domain-containing protein, with amino-acid sequence MPIERLAIKNMVCPRCIKVVYHVLEQCGAKVYEVQLGQAEVDSLDLTTVECIRVALQKEGFELLEQRSDVVAECVKSCLIALVYSDELPTKLSRKLSSYLAEQLQEDYARLRASFHESEGIHINQYFIELKIERVKELLSYRELNLTQIARLLGYSSIGHLSAQFRKVTGLSPRQYQKLSNPPRRSPGEIGLNSKA